In one Candidatus Binatia bacterium genomic region, the following are encoded:
- a CDS encoding CpsD/CapB family tyrosine-protein kinase has protein sequence MSKIYEAVKKAAEEREHTRVWNPVRALAEAGCVPSEDPREEEYQKLRASLLSVAVPAGLHTILITSSRHGEGATTVSLGLVTALAKERESRVLLVEGNYRRPSFSTLLPLTSNVGVADFAAGRAAPEAVVTRLEELNFSVIPAGSVPEQGTNVETVDVLLGCLQSQFDFILIDATPVNDYADASMLATKVDGVILVIEADQTPVSEAEAAKRQLDKVGARVLGVVLNRRRSYIPAFLESIL, from the coding sequence TTGAGCAAGATATACGAGGCCGTCAAAAAGGCGGCAGAAGAGCGAGAACACACCAGGGTTTGGAACCCCGTCCGAGCGCTGGCGGAGGCCGGGTGCGTGCCCTCGGAAGATCCCAGGGAGGAAGAGTACCAGAAGCTCCGTGCCAGCTTGCTGTCGGTCGCTGTCCCCGCGGGCTTGCATACCATCTTGATAACTTCCTCGCGGCACGGTGAGGGGGCTACTACAGTTTCCCTTGGCCTGGTGACGGCGCTGGCGAAGGAGCGCGAGTCGCGCGTCCTGCTGGTGGAAGGCAACTACCGAAGGCCGTCGTTCAGCACGCTATTACCGCTGACCAGCAACGTCGGTGTCGCCGATTTCGCCGCCGGCCGAGCGGCGCCCGAGGCCGTGGTCACACGGCTGGAGGAACTCAATTTCTCCGTGATCCCGGCTGGGTCCGTGCCCGAACAGGGAACCAATGTGGAAACGGTCGATGTCCTGTTGGGCTGTCTCCAGTCTCAGTTTGATTTCATCCTGATCGACGCTACGCCGGTCAATGACTACGCAGATGCGAGCATGCTTGCCACGAAAGTGGACGGCGTGATCCTGGTGATTGAGGCGGACCAGACGCCGGTTTCCGAAGCGGAAGCCGCCAAGCGGCAACTCGATAAGGTGGGCGCGCGTGTCCTTGGCGTCGTGCTCAATCGGCGCCGATCCTACATCCCGGCATTTCTGGAAAGCATCCTTTGA
- a CDS encoding O-antigen ligase family protein — MQVVGSEQRSSVQGLVPALSLTALGTLVAIGMIAVGPLALLPVFGVLAVALVVSFPEYGIAMFLSTFLVTYPQALQGTGALTINNALGGIFLVLLSYKVYSEQDWWFLRLTEIRLLPFIFLVFYIAGRLNGPDPRLLTLLGVVEAQAETSRTLLTRSVFTIFFINYIRTPKHVIMIYSVAMVFMIGAALSGVQSVMHGTALHGYRAATSVIAAAVNPNRLAMFSIMPIAGLWYLMRSLRIRAAALVILPLIAVLALAVFMTGSRSGLLGLGVCGAAIMIDERLSLQQMAGLTLAGILMLILVVEFVPQRTFDRITNLPFTQSGETGEGSGSFERRAYGWQVAFKMFKEHPIVGIGIGNWGLDRFLHDPGRSTAAPHSSYVLAAVEGGSVCLLGYLVILWRTWRNFRYAEPYVSAPDSPLANLTWVVKSARTVFIVMVFFSFFADLWQFVTLFLLVGLGIVLRRLVDQTATEEAAAW, encoded by the coding sequence GTGCAGGTGGTAGGTTCGGAGCAGCGGTCGTCGGTGCAGGGACTTGTCCCTGCGCTGTCACTGACGGCTCTCGGTACGCTCGTGGCGATCGGTATGATCGCCGTTGGACCGCTCGCTCTGCTGCCCGTCTTCGGGGTATTGGCTGTCGCTCTCGTGGTGTCGTTCCCGGAATACGGGATCGCCATGTTCCTGTCGACGTTCTTGGTGACCTACCCGCAGGCGTTGCAAGGAACGGGGGCGCTGACGATTAACAACGCGCTGGGTGGCATCTTCCTGGTCTTGCTCAGCTACAAGGTTTACAGCGAACAAGACTGGTGGTTCCTGCGCCTTACCGAGATCAGATTGCTCCCGTTCATCTTCCTGGTCTTTTACATCGCTGGTCGGCTCAACGGACCGGACCCGCGATTGCTGACGCTGCTTGGAGTTGTAGAGGCGCAGGCGGAAACCTCGCGAACACTCCTTACGCGGAGTGTGTTTACTATATTCTTCATCAATTATATCCGCACTCCAAAGCATGTAATAATGATTTACTCGGTCGCCATGGTATTCATGATAGGTGCGGCCTTGTCCGGAGTGCAGAGCGTCATGCACGGCACGGCACTACACGGTTATCGGGCGGCGACCTCAGTCATTGCCGCCGCCGTCAATCCGAATCGTTTGGCGATGTTTTCCATCATGCCGATTGCCGGTCTCTGGTATCTGATGCGGTCGTTGCGGATTCGGGCGGCGGCTTTGGTCATTCTCCCGTTGATCGCCGTGCTGGCCTTGGCGGTGTTCATGACAGGGTCGCGCAGCGGACTGTTGGGCCTCGGGGTGTGCGGCGCAGCGATTATGATCGATGAAAGGCTCAGTCTGCAGCAAATGGCCGGGCTCACCTTGGCTGGTATCCTGATGCTGATTCTCGTCGTAGAGTTCGTGCCGCAAAGAACCTTCGACCGCATTACCAACCTGCCATTCACTCAGTCTGGTGAGACCGGCGAGGGTTCAGGGTCTTTTGAGCGCCGCGCGTACGGATGGCAGGTGGCCTTCAAAATGTTCAAGGAACACCCCATTGTCGGCATCGGCATCGGCAACTGGGGACTGGATCGGTTTCTGCACGATCCCGGGCGTAGTACTGCCGCGCCGCACAGCTCGTACGTTCTCGCCGCGGTGGAGGGGGGATCCGTCTGCTTGTTGGGCTATTTGGTTATACTATGGCGGACATGGCGTAACTTCCGCTACGCGGAGCCCTACGTCAGTGCTCCTGATTCTCCGCTGGCAAATCTGACTTGGGTGGTCAAGAGTGCCCGTACGGTTTTCATCGTGATGGTGTTCTTTTCGTTTTTCGCCGACCTGTGGCAGTTCGTCACTCTGTTTTTGCTCGTCGGTCTTGGCATCGTGCTGCGCCGCTTGG